CTGTGACCCAGCTTGTCAGCATGGCGGCACCTGTCTGGCCAGAAACCTGTGTACCTGCCCCTATGGCTACGTGGGACCCAGATGTGAAATCAGTGAGTTATTATAACAGTAAATAGTTTGAGTGGATGACAATTACGACTTGGTGATGtgtttaaattaacaaatgacTATGAGTTTGTATTAATGgaattaaaggaatagttccAAATTTTAAAACGTACACACATTTGTCAGTATTGGATTGGACTGATGAACTCTCCTGTCTATGTTACACATGAGGCTTCAGCATTCAGCTGACTAGCTTAACTTGGCACAAACACTGGAATCTGGGAGAAACGGcttatcaaaattaaaaattctgCCAACCAAGACCTCCGAGTCCTGAATGTAATGtattaaactaatttaatttatctgTCTCAGTGGTGTGTAACAGGCACTGTGAAAATGGAGGTGAATGTGTTTCTCCTGATGTCTGCCAATGCAAACCTGGCTGGTACGGACCAACATGTAACTCAGGTACtacattaatgtgtgtgttttcacactgcatttcaaatgttttctttacgTGTGACACTGATCCAGTATTTTGCAGAGAAGAGTTTTAGTTGTCAGATCTAAATGTAGCATCATATAtgttctgcagctctctgtaaCCCTGTCTGTCTGAATGGAGGAACATGCGTTAAGCCCAACACCTGTGCCTGTCCTAGTGGCTTCTATGGATCCCAGTGTCAAATTGGtaagatttttctttgtttttatgtttattattccACATTTTACTTCTCTTCTCGGTCTTATCTTGTCTCTTATCCAGCCACTAAACAATTTAAGATGTATCTTCGAATTGATCTGTTAAATAGTAAAAAAGctcaaattattaaatatttttgccAATTTAATCACTGATTAAATACTGTAGTTTTCCtttagtatttttcttttttttttttttttattcagacttTACAGATTTTTATGACACATTCATAATAGCCAACTGGTTGGACATGATATTTTTGTGCATAATGGGTCTCATTCACCATTAtctttttaatgttgaaaatgtgttttaattgtttgtatTTAGCAGAGTTAAAAGAAAGTTGAAGATGGTGAATGATTGGACtccaaactgaagaaaaactaTAGTAGCTCTAAAGTGGAGGCAACTGTAATATTACAGTAGCGCCTGTAGTGGATTTTAAGTaacacgcacacagacaaaaacatgcatttgaTGCTATTACTTACTACAAAACATTGGTGAAAGTTCGACTCTTTGTGAAACCTGCTCTAGTGAGTTTTAGGATGAACAGTTCCATCGTCACAgttaaatattgttgtttttcagccGTATGCAGTCCTCCTTGTAAGAATGGAGGTCAGTGTATGAGGAACAACGTGTGCTCTTGCCTTGAGGGCTACACAGGAAAAAGGTGTCAAAAGAGTAAGTTGGTTTCTTACATAGTTGAATGCAAAGGTGTTCGTACTGCTTTCCATTGGCAGGTCCCGGTTAAAAATACTGTGACATATACGTGGTGATCTAATGTGTTGATAATTGTGTTCCAGGTGTATGTGAACCAATGTGCATGAATAAGGGCAAGTGTGTGGGGCCCAACACCTGTTCCTGTGCATCAGGATGGAGAGGAAAGAGGTGTAGCATACGTGAGTGACTCCGTATTTTATTCATACACACCAAATATAATAAAGATTGATTAGAGATAATAAAGCACGTCATCCAAAGACCCTAAACTTTATTGGATTAACTGTgtcaaacaaaaggaaaacgCCTATTCACTGATAATTCCAAATCTCTAATGTACCTGTGTATAAAAGATGCCACTTCTGTGCAAGCATGGCTcaaatgaactaaaaaaaagaatcagacaCTTGTGATGTGGACAGAGAGTTGAGAGTTGCCATTTTGATTAAGTTAGTTGTCTGTTAGTAGTAAGAGGTGACCATGCAAGTGAAGATCATAGTAATACACTAACCGTAGACTGTTCTCACTGTAGCTGTCTGTCTGCAAAAGTGTAAAAACGGTGGTGAGTGTGTTGGACCAAACACTTGCCAGTGTTCCAGCGGCTGGGAAGGCCTGCAGTGTCAAACACGTGAGTCACATGATAAAATCTGAAAGAAGTTCGTTTTTTTACCTGAAGTACATTCATACCAGGACAAACAGTGGCGACAGTAAACTCCAGTTCTACCTCAATTTCTGCtaatttgtagtatttttttctatttttctttctttttaagttttCCTGGTTTTGTTGAGAGTGAGAGTTGCTTAAAGAAATCCTCTAATATTCATTTTCTCTCCAGCGGTCTGTAAACAGCCCTGCCTGAATGGAGGCAGGTGTGTGCTACCTGACTATTGTCACTGTCGGAAAGGATACAAAGGCCTGACCTGTGCGTTAAAGGTGAGAAATGGGATTACAGCTCAGATACAACACATGATTCTGTATGGCTCAGCAGGAAGAAGTACTAAACTGTGCTAATGATTCCAGGGTTAAATTtgaaagtttaatgttaaaCATCCTTGGTCCAGTACCTCATTCGGCTCTGAGAGAGTTGCAGCTTAGGAGAGGCAGACAGATTTCATCtaacactgtaatactgtatatattcaaGGTTTCTGACACTGTCAGAAGAgtaataaatgatttaaagtgACCTTCAGGGTTTTTCAAACATGTTTAGATAATGTATTTTTCAAGAAAATGTATACTAAGCTTTGTGACTTTCATGTAAACGATCACAGGGCTAAAGTTGAAATACACTGAGGAAATAGCCTCATGCTGAATGTGATGTGTTGTATGTGAAATCTCATTTGATTGACTTTGTTTACCTCCACAGGCATCACAAGCATGATGGGGAAACGAATGGAAATTAGATGAAAGGGAGACAAAATCACAAAGCTGGGAAGAGAGAATCCtaatttgtgtctgtgtgcatgtttgtgtgtgttggtggattTTGACATGTCCTGGAATGTGTTCTAACAGAACAGACTTGATGTATTGCacttgtctttttgtctctgtacaTCACTACCTCAAGGCTCAAAGGAACATGTCTAACGCATCAGAAGTgcttcaggtttttttttttttttttttttttaacacagatactgtatgcaAGCGTTGCTGCACAGTATTACACAATATACAAAAAGGAAATTACAAAATAGTCTATTTTGATTGATCCTAGCCTGTAGGTTATCACAACCAAGCTTTTAGTTTTAGGTTTTCACTGTTTCATGTATTCAAATTATAGCTATAAACTAATGTGCACTGTTTCTAAAATACATGTACATCTGCTTGTGATTATGAGCAGATTGTACACAGTAGTAGCTTGTTTTTGACTGAAGACAAAAATTGCATTTATATATTGTTTCACATATTGCTTCAGTTTTACTGTGATGCCAAATGTGTATCACAGCAATGATCTCTTCTGTATGGggtttgttttctaaaaatgatCTATTGATATCAGGACACACTGAGCTACAAGCTACGtgtgacaaaataaagataataaatgttaatgttaacatgCAGTTCactcttttattcatttaatgaCAGTATAGCATGTttacacagtaataataatattaaacaaaagaaaatcacatcatatagtaaaaaaaaaatgactatCAAAACTACCTTTGTTCAGCTAAACAAAATGTATCGTCCTCATAAGCATTAAGTCCCTGATTGGGCTTCAGTGACCTTCGACCCCAGCCGGGTCACACTAGTGAGGGTTCTTCCTGTCTTCACAGCGAGGGCCGGTGAAAAGGGGGCGGCAGCGACATTTGTTAGGAGAAATGCACTTCCCTCCATTGAGGCAGGGCTGActgcacacagctgcagttAAAGCAACGAtagacaagacaaaaaaaacaggtgTTCATCATTTGAATCAgtggaaacaaacaagaagagaTTATAAATCCGATTTCTATAGGGAGTTACAGGGAttgaagaaatgaaagacaagGGGCCGAATGTGAACAAGAGGTAGAGGGACAAAGTGCACTGGTCTTTATGAAAGTGCTAGTTCTCTGGGATCAGTTTGAGCTCACCAGTGTGGCAGGCACCACCCAGCCATCCCTCTGAACAGCTGCAGATTCCTGGAGCCACACAGATCCCATTCTTACAGTCTTGGGGACAAACCGCTACAGAAAACATAGGGACAGACATTGTCAGCATAGCAGCAAGCAGATGTGAGCTTTAGCTTTAAGTAACATGTATAATGGAGCTAGAACTGCTCTAGAAGTAGCTGTGATCTAATGTAATGACAGAGACTGTTTACTGAAAAAgccttaaaatgttttagtaGGCTGCAGCTGGTGAATTGCTGCAGCTGAGAAACCAGCTCCATTTGGTGACTTTGACCTCTGGTGTTAGTAAAGTAATTGGATACGACTTGAAACGGACCCTCCTGGCATTTTGAGCCCGTCCAGCCTGAGGGGCAGATACACTTGGCCACTCCGTTAACAGCGGTGCATTCCCCTCCGTTCCAACATCCTCCATCGCACATCACTGCAAATCAGACACATCACAGCTGTCAGCCACATGTTTGATGACATATGAACCTGTCTGTATTTGTAGCAGCATagattgtaaaaatataaagcGTGCTCATGTTGCATATAAAAATCCATACACTATATATGTTTTACTACATGCTCGCTGAAGtactgctgcagttttattCTTGAAATAAATCACGCTGTTGCACTTTGTGGGAAACTTTTGTTATTCTACTTTGCGTCTGAGATTAGAAGAAATCTGCAGGATGTCTGGTGCAGACACAGCTGTGTTGGAATGGACACAGTGCTACATATGGTGTAGAagtataaaaatgaaacataataaaactcTATGACTTCTACATCACAGCCACTGACAGGTTCATCTGTGTTGAGCCAACCACATATTTAATTTCCAGCTTACTCCAAAGAAACCCTGTTACCTTTGTGACAGTATCTTCCTCCAAATCCAAGAGGACATCTGCATTTTCCAGGGCGAAGACACATTCCTCCATTCTTACATTTGGGATAACAGATGGCTGCAGTCACACAAGAACATACATGTCTGTAAATCATGTGTGTCACcaataaacagtttttattaaacGCTTTTTAAATCCTagatttgcatattttaaaaaggaAGATGAGCACAAGTTATTTTTAATGAGAGTGATTTTTCATTCTGATTAGTGATAACAGAAGGAATTTGCACTGAGCTATTTGTCTTGAGAAGGTagttacattaaaacaaactttaaatggAGCAATTCAAATGCTTTCCTTAATATGCAtagtaatatacagtatattgtgctGCTCTTGCTAAATCTGCTTCGTGCACTGAGTCATGAGTGAAGGTTTTTACTGATAGGATCAATGCACTTTTCTGGTATATTAGCTATTTCTCTCAGAtgcactaaaatgaaaacaaagcgTTTGTAACATCACCAAACTGGCAGGTCTCTCCTTCGTAGCCCTTGTTGCAGTTGCATGTGTTGTTGCGAATGCACACTCCTGCGTGTTCGCACGGCGGGTCGCACTTCGCTTTGGGGTCGAAAACGAAGCCGAGCGCGACTCCGCGAGGCGCGTCCGAACCCGCGGAGACGAAAGCGACCAGGGACGCAAGACACAGAACCGCGGAGCCGAGACCCGCAAAGCCCATGGTGGGTGGGTCGCTGTGCGGGACAGTGGACGGAGAGGACGGGCACGGACAGGCGGTGCGGTGGATGGAGATGATGGAGGAATTCGCTTTGGAAGAACCGGGAGCTCCACACGTCGCCCCCGCTGCTGCACACGCCGGGGGGAGTGTCCTGGTGCGGGGGCTGGTTCACTGCAGTGTGGATGGGAGGTAAgtttaaaacagacacacaaacaagagcTGAGCTGGAGTGAAGTTACAGGTGgtcaaaactaaaaatacaacttttatttcatatttggAGTTAACGTTAGCTTTTAGCTAAGAAGCTAGCTAGGCTAGCTAAGTAAAGCGAATCAGCTAATGTTAGCAGTTTGGCTAACTGTTAGCTAACAGCAGTTGTTGGCCAAACGAATAAATTTTAATACTGAAAAACCACCTGAAAttcaaaaactttaaaaagcaaatgttttggCAGTTGATGAACTTTCCtactaaataaatgtagttgATCTTAAATGTGAAGTTTACCCAGCTTCATAAAGTtgaactgtttgttgttttgtactTGCTAACATGTAGCTAACGTTTAATTTAATTGCGTTTAAagacactttgtgttttacaagATAATTCAAAATCTGAAACCTCATTATTTACTTCAACCAttattgttttcagtttcactttgcTGCACTGATTCTTGAGATGTGTGCAGAACTGAATGtattgaacacattttaaaaggcaCACACCATGTcaggataaaaataaacagtgtagTTCAGGAAATATCTAGAATAGAGGTTTAATGTACTGTAGTAGATGATTTGACAACatataaaccaaacaaataaacatgggttttattaaaggttttattattatttaatggaCTGTGGCTGGATGTCTTACATGTTGTGTGAAGCTACAATCAGGGGACTCTGTCGGGCTGTGTTGAGCTTTCTAACTTAGTATTTTCAGAAAGCAAAAACTGGTTTTGGAGTCCATGTAGAGCACATGTGGAAAAGTCATTTCCTTTTACCTGGTGCCAGGAAGTTCTGGGCCTGGATGAAGGATGGGGTGAGTGGAAGGTCTGCTGTAATGGGAATAACAGAGTTGAATCAGTAGTGGGTGAGACTAGCTTCTCTACCAGCTTCTCTGTGGTTTAATCAGTTGACTTGaagttttgcatttgttcagaaatttaacacttttattattaaaaagaagTTAGACTGCA
This genomic stretch from Anabas testudineus chromosome 16, fAnaTes1.2, whole genome shotgun sequence harbors:
- the LOC113170341 gene encoding von Willebrand factor D and EGF domain-containing protein; its protein translation is MGFAGLGSAVLCLASLVAFVSAGSDAPRGVALGFVFDPKAKCDPPCEHAGVCIRNNTCNCNKGYEGETCQFAICYPKCKNGGMCLRPGKCRCPLGFGGRYCHKVMCDGGCWNGGECTAVNGVAKCICPSGWTGSKCQEAVCPQDCKNGICVAPGICSCSEGWLGGACHTAVCSQPCLNGGKCISPNKCRCRPLFTGPRCEDRKNPH